In the Scyliorhinus torazame isolate Kashiwa2021f chromosome 4, sScyTor2.1, whole genome shotgun sequence genome, one interval contains:
- the cnr1 gene encoding cannabinoid receptor 1, protein MMKSLLEALSDTTFRTITTDLLYIASNEVQYDDTKVDLNMTKLGYVTQNLHSSLGKGNAYLEKMTAGEELLSNANVYDSMNATNYLYNQSIMNDESTITCGENFMDMECFMILTPSQQMAVAVLALTLGTFTVLENVLILCVIIRSRSLRYKPSYHFIGSLAVADLLGSVIFVYSFVDFHVFQRKDSPNVFLFKLGGVTASFTASVGSLFLTAIDRYISIHKPLAYKRIVTRPKAVIAFTVMWTVSIIIAVLPLLGWNCKKLNSVCSDIFPLIDETYLMFWIGVTSILLLFIIYAYVYILWKAHVHAVRMIQRGTQKSIIVQVTEGGKVQTVRLDQTRMDIRLAKTLVLILVVLIICWGPLLAIMVYDVFGKMNKLVKTIFAFCSMLCLLNSTVNPIIYALRSKDLRHAFRSMFCSCKGASAQPLENSLESDCQQKQGNHPGTMQTAARTCIKSTVKVAQVAISVSTETSAEAV, encoded by the coding sequence ATGATGAAGTCTCTACTAGAAGCTCTTTCGGATACTACTTTCCGAACAATCACTACCGATCTCCTTTATATTGCATCCAATGAAGTGCAGTATGATGATACTAAAGTAGACCTCAACATGACAAAACTTGGTTATGTCACTCAGAATCTGCACTCTTCCCTGGGAAAAGGCAATGCTTATCTGGAAAAAATGACAGCGGGGGAGGAGCTTTTATCCAATGCTAACGTTTATGATTCAATGAATGCTACTAATTACCTGTACAACCAATCAATTATGAATGATGAGTCGACAATAACGTGTGGAGAAAATTTCATGGACATGGAATGCTTTATGATTTTAACTCCAAGTCAACAGATGGCTGTCGCTGTATTGGCTTTGACTTTGGGGACATTCACAGTACTAGAGAATGTATTGATTCTATGTGTTATAATTCGATCTCGCAGTCTCAGATACAAACCGTCTTACCACTTTATAGGCAGCTTGGCAGTGGCCGACCTCCTGGGCAGTGTGATCTTTGTGTATAGTTTTGTGGACTTCCATGTATTCCAGAGGAAAGACAGCCCCAATGTCTTCCTGTTCAAACTTGGTGGTGTGACAGCCTCCTTCACAGCTTCAGTGGGCAGCCTCTTCCTCACAGCCATTGATCGATACATCTCTATACACAAACCCCTTGCCTATAAGAGGATTGTCACACGGCCAAAAGCAGTCATCGCTTTCACTGTTATGTGGACCGTATCAATTATAATTGCCGTGCTGCCTCTGTTGGGCTGGAACTGTAAAAAACTGAACTCTGTCTGCTCGGACATCTTTCCTCTCATTGACGAGACTTATCTAATGTTCTGGATTGGTGTTACAAGCATTTTGCTGCTTTTCATCATTTATGCTTATGTGTACATTTTATGGAAGGCACATGTTCACGCTGTCCGCATGATCCAACGTGGCACCCAGAAGAGTATAATTGTACAGGTGACTGAGGGCGGCAAAGTGCAAACCGTTCGTCTCGATCAAACACGCATGGACATCCGGCTGGCCAAGACGCTTGTCCTTATTCTTGTGGTCCTCATCATCTGCTGGGGACCTCTCCTAGCCATCATGGTGTACGACGTCTTTGGGAAAATGAACAAGCTCGTAAAGACGATCTTTGCCTTTTGCAGTATGCTGTGCTTACTCAATTCAACAGTTAATCCTATTATCTACGCTTTGAGGAGCAAAGATCTGAGGCATGCTTTCCGTAGCATGTTCTGCTCCTGCAAGGGGGCATCAGCTCAGCCGCTGGAAAACAGCCTGGAGTCGGACTGCCAACAGAAACAGGGAAACCACCCTGGCACCATGCAAACAGCTGCCAGGACCTGCATCAAAAGCACTGTAAAAGTAGCTCAAGTGGCCATCTCAGTCTCCACGGAGACATCAGCTGAGGCCGTCTGA